TACGCTGGGAAGTGTGGCAAGTTTTATCGGTTTGAATGAAAAATATTTCAGCACCAGATTTACAAAAGAAGAAGGGATGACCTTCAGCAACTATTTGACCGAGGTCCGCATTCGAAAGGCAAGAGAGCTGATGGAGACAACGGATCTAAAGATTTATGAAATCAGTCAGAGCGTTGGCTATAACAGTGTGGAGCATTTTACCAGAGTATTTAAAAAACTGTGCAAAGTAAGTCCGGGCGGGTACCGGAAATAAAGACCTGACGATAGATCAAGTTTTCAAACCATATCTCATGGAGAAGGCTGTTTTGAAATGGTAAGATAATATCATCAAAACAAGGGAGGTATTACAGAAATGAGAAAACGAGTGTTGGCTTTGGGGCTTTGTGCAGCAATGGCAATAGGGGTTATGACCGGCTGTTCCTCATCAAATGGAACCGGGGAAACTCCAAAAGAAACCACGGCGAAAGGTCAGGATGAGACCCCGACAGAAGCGGGAAAACCGGAGGCAAAGGAAGATATAAAAGGCAGTCTGGTATTTGCCATATGGGACAACAACCTGATGGATTATATTGATGAAAATGATATGGTTGGGAAATTCCAGGAGAAATATCCCAATGCAGATATTGAAGTAGAAAAGATCAAGGATGATTCCGAATACTGGAATGCCATGAAGATGAGAACATCAGCAAACCAGCTTCCGGATGTTATGTTTAACAAGCCCTTCACCTTATCCAGGTTCAAGGACTATCTGGTGGATTTATCCGGGCTGGAAGCAGCGAAAAACAACGAGCTGGCCTCCGGATATGCAATGGAAGGCAAGGTTTTGGGAATTCCAATGACAGCAGGTTATGAATACGTTTATTATTGGAAAGACATGTTTAAGGAAGCCGGTGTAGAGGTTCCCACCACATGGGAAGATTTTGAGAAAACAGCTCAGACCCTTCAGGATTATTATGGGAAAAACGACCCGGATTTCATGGCTATCGCTCTTGGCGCAAAGGATGAATGGCCGGATTATCCTTACATGGAATTTATGCCTGCACTTCAGGGCGGCAATGGACAGAACTGGAACGACATGGCAAAGACAGACGCTCCGTTCGCAGATGGAACCGACATTAACAAGGCATACAATAAGGTTAACAGCTTATTCAGCAAAAATGTGTTCGGCAAAGATCCACTTGGCATGGGCAACGATCAGGTAACATCCCTGTTTGCCCAGAAAAAAGCGGCTATCATTGCTCTGGGAGATTGGGGCCTGCAGAACATTCAGAGCGGTACCGATGATGCTTCGGAACTTGGCACCTTCTACCTTCCGGTAAGAGATTCCAAAGACGATCCTTTCCGGGTTATCGTACAGGGCGACTCCTTTATGGGAGTAACCACTCACAGCAAGAATCCGGAGCTGGCAAAGGCTTTCGTAGAATGGTTTTACAGCGAAGAATGGTACCCGGGATATATCAATTATGTAACCAGTGCATCTTCCATGAAGAACTTCCCCAAGGAAAAGGACCCGATCCTTGCCCAGGCAGATGATCAGCAGCCGGATAAGGAACTGGTTATGTATGACGGCGGCGGAGATAATTTCCAGGCGATCCAGAACGATATCGCATTTGATTACAAGAAGCTGGGTGCCCAGATGTTTACCAATGGCTTTGATTTAAAAGCAGAACTGGATGGACTCAATACAAAATGGGCGGAAGCCAGAACCAAGCTTGGAATAAAATAAACAGAGTGGAAAGGGGGACAGGGTGATGGAAGCCCTGCCCCCCTTTTCTTCCAAGGACTTAAATCAGGAGGTATCTATGAATTCTCTGGAAAAACAGAAAAAAAGATTTATTGTATGCGCCCTTGTCGTTCCTATGGTACTGCTCATCGGGTTTGTGGTGTTTCCGGCCTTTGACTTAATCCGCATGAGCTTTACAAACTGGGACGGATACTCCAAAACCTATGATCATATCGGTTTTGGCAATTACACAGCCATGTTTCGGAATAGGGACTTATGGTTGTCCCTCCGCAACAATGGGGTGTATTTTTTCGGGCATCTGATATTCATTCCCATTGAGCTGATGTTTGCAGTGCTTTTAACCTCAAGGCTTAGGGCGTCAAAATTCTATAAAACCATGGTTTTTATGCCGTATATCATCAACGGGGTTGCAATTTCCTATGCCTTTTCCTATTTCTTTTCTCCTATAAACGGAGCATTTGATGAGATATTAACCTTATTTCATCTGGAGAGCCTGATAAGAAACTGGCTGTCCGACCCTAAAATCGTCAATTTCGTGCTGGCATTTGTCTCCCTGTGGAGATTTTCCGGGTACCATGTCATCCTTTTTATGGCCGCCCTGCAGTCTCTTCCCCAGGATGTACAGGAAGCAGCCAGAGTGGATGGAGCAAATGCGTGGCAAATGTTCAAGTACATTCAGATACCGTCTATTATGCTCATGGTGGATTTTGTCCTTTTCGACAACATCCGGGGCGCTCTTCAGGTGTTTGATATCCCCTATGTCATGACCAGCGGAGGACCGGGATATGCTTCCTCCACCTTTACGCTCTATACCATTGATACAGCCTTTAAATATAGCAACTTTGGCCTTGCTTCCACCATGGCGGTGGCGATTATGGTCATGATCGTTGTCATTTATCTGGTCCAGAACAAGATCATTCACGGAATTTTGAAGGGGGGAAGAAAATAAGATGAAAAGACGTACAATGGAACAGGGATTAAAACAGATCATCTGCATGGGTATGGTCCTGGTCGTTCTGGCGCCTATCCTTTTAACCCTGTTTGCCGCTTTCAAGACAAAGGCGGATATGGTGAATACCTCTCCCCTGCTTTTGCCGCCTATGGAACGGATCACATTTTCAAACTTTCAAAAGGTGGTGGGAGATAAATATCTCCTGATAGGTTTTAAGAATACGGGCATCATACTTGCAGTCAGCATTCTGTTTAATGTGTTGTTTGGAACCATAACTGCATTTATTCTGGAGCGTTTTGAGTTTAAGCTTAAAAAAGTGATTATGAGCCTTTTTTTCCTGGGTATGCTGATTCCCAGCTTTGTAACGGAAATTGCCAGATTTAAAATCATTAACGGCATTGGCCTTTACAATACGCTTGGGGCACCCATCGTGATTTATGTGGCATCGGATCTGATGCAGCTTTATATTTACCGGCAGTTCATTTCTACCCTTCCGGTGTCTCTTGATGAAAGCGCGCTCCTGGACGGCTGTTCTTATTTCGGTCTGTTTACGAGGATCATATTTCCTTTGTTGGCGCCTGCCACAGCTACCGTGGTGATCATCAAGGCAATTACCATCATCAATGATATGTATATTCCATACTTATATATGCCAAAGAATAAGCTTCGTACGTTAACAACCTTTTTGATGAATTATGCCAATGCCCAGCAGGGATCGTGGCAGAAGCTGGCGGCAGGTATCATCATCATCATGCTGCCGACGATCCTTATCTATATTTTCTTCCAGAAATACATTCTGGCGGGAATCGCTGCCGGGGCGGTGAAAGAATAAAAGATATAGGAAATCGTAAGAAATGCCATGGATTCTTTTAAAGTGGTGGATTATAATGGACTTAATATTTATAGAAGGAGGTTTCTTTCAATGGATCAGAAGACCGCAAAACTGGAATGGCTGGAGGATCCGCGGGTTTTCGCGGTAAACCGTCTGGCTGCCCATTCCGATCACTGCTATTATGAAACGGAAGCAGAAGCTCTAAGGGGGATTATGGGACAGCGCCAATCCTTAAATGGGACATGGAGATTTTCCTATGCAGAGAATCCCGGGGAGCGGAATGAGCTTTTCTACGAAAGTGATTTTAATCTGGACAGCTTTGGCACCATTGAGGTTCCGGGACATATGGAGCTTCAGGGATATGGCGGATGCCAGTATATCAATACCATGTACCCATGGGATGGTCTGGCTGACATCAGGCCTCCCCATGTTGACTGGCAGAATAATCCGGTGGGAAGCTACTTAAGGGAGTTTGAACTGGAGGAGCCGCTAGAAGGGAAACGACTGTTCCTGTCCTTTCAGGGAGTGGAAACAGCCTTTTATGTCTGGCTGAATGGAACCTTTATCGGATATTCAGAGGATTCCTTTACACCCTCTGAGTTTGAGATTACGGATGCGGTACGGCCAGGATCCAACCGCCTTGCTGTAGAGGTTTATAAAAGAAGCAGCGCCAGCTGGATCGAGGATCAGGATTTCTTCCGGTTCTCCGGGATTTTCCGGGATGTGTATTTATATGCGGTTCCGGAATGCCATGTGGAGGATTTATTCATTCATGGGGACGTATCCGATGACTACCGGGATGGCCTGTTCCGTGGAGAACTGACCCTTACAGGAGAAATAAAGGGAAGTATCCGTGCTGTATTAAAGGATAAAGCTGGAGAAACAGTTGCCTCCTGGGAACCTATTCCGGCAAAGAAAGTAGTGGAATTTACCGCCTGCATATCCAATGTCCATCTATGGAGCGGTGAGGATCCATACCGGTATGAACTCACCATCATCTTGTACGATGAGCAGGGAAATGTGAAGGAGATCGTTCCTCAGAAGGTGGGATTCCGCCGTTTTGAAATGAAAGACCGGCTGATGTGCTTAAACGGAAAGAGAATCGTATTCAGGGGAATCAACCGTCATGAGTTCAATGTAAGAAGAGGCCGCTCCATTACAAAAGAGGATATGATGTGGGATATCCGGTTTATGAAGCGCCACAACATCAATGCGGTCAGGACCTGTCATTATCCGGATCAGAGCCTGTGGTATGAGCTTTGTGATGAATATGGGATTTACCTCATTGATGAGGCGAATTTGGAAAGCCATGGTTCCTGGCAGAAGATGGGAGCCTGTGAACCATCCTGGAATGTACCCGGAAGCCTGCCTGAGTGGAAGGACTGCGTGGTGGACCGGGCAAAGTCAGTGCTGGAACGGGACAAAAACCATCCAAGTGTGCTGATATGGTCCTGCGGAAATGAATCCTATGCAGGAGAAGACATTCTTGCTATGTCAGAGTTTTTCAAAGAACGGGATCCTTCCAGGCTGGTTCACTATGAGGGCGTGTTCTGGAACCGGGAATTTGACCGTACCAGCGATATGGAAAGCCGGATGTATGCCAAACCATTTGAGGTAGAGGAATACTTAAATACAGATCCAAAGAAGCCCTTTATTCTTTGTGAATACATGCATGCCATGGGCAATTCCCTTGGCGGGATGAAAAAGTACACGGATCTGGAAGACAGGTATGAGATGTATCAGGGCGGCTTTATCTGGGATTATATTGACCAGTCTCTGATGAAAAAAGACGCTTACGGCAAGGAGTATATGACCTATGGCGGGGATTTTGGCGACAGGCCCACGGATTACAGCTTCTGCGGAAACGGGATCGCTTATGCAGACAGGACCATCTCTCCAAAGGCTCAGGAGGTAAAATACTTGTATCAGGATATCCGCCTGATTCCTGACTCCAAAGGCGTATCCATAGAAAACAGAAGATTATTTACAGATACCTCTGACCTTGAGTTTGTATATTCGGTTTTAAAGGACGGGGAACCGGTTTATCAGAAGAGCTTTGATGCATCGGTTAAGCCTTTGGATACAAGGTATGAAGCCGTCACGGTACCTGATTTCACAGAGCCTGGAGAATATGTCTGCCAGGTTTCGGCTCTACTTAAAAGTGATACCTTATGGGCAGATTCCGGCTATGAAACAGCCTTTGGTGAGACGGTTTCAGTCATAGAAGAAGGGCAGCAGGAGAAATGCAGCGGACAGCCTTTGAAAGTAATTCATGGCGACGTCAACGTCGGCGTTATGGGAGATGGATTCCGGATCCTGTTCTCCAAGCAGGAAGGCGGTATCGTTTCCCTGGTTTACGACGGAAAAGAATGGATCGGAAGACCGATGATGCCGGTGTACTGGAGGGCGACTACGGATAATGATAAAGGAAATAAGTTTTCCGTGGCAAGTTCTGTGTGGTATGGAGCAGGCAGGTTCCCTTATTATGAGAATTGTGCGGTGGAAGAGAAGGAAGGAAGCATAAAGGTGACCTATACCTATGGCCTTTCTACTGTTCCTAAGGCATCAACAGAGGTTACCTACGAAGTAGATGGAAGGGGAACGATTCATGTAAGGGCCGTATTCCGGGGGCAAAAGGGATTGCCAGAGCTTCCAGCCTTTGGAATGAGGCTCATCACACCGGAAGCAGCTAAGAAATTCACCTGGTATGGAAGAGGACCTGAGGAAAATTACTGCGACAGGAATGAAGGTGCGAGGCTGGGAATCTATGAGGATACTCCGGATAACAACCTTTCCCGTTATCTGGTGCCTCAGGAGTGTGGCAACAGAACCGGAGTCCGTTGGCTTAAGGTATCGGACATGGAGGGTCATTCCATCAGTTTTTGCGCAGCAGGCCAGGCGTTTGATGCTTCCGTACTTCCCTATACGGCGGAGGAACTGGAAGCGGCTACCCACAGAGAGGAGCTTCCGTCACCAAGATATACGGTAGTGAACATTTTAGGCGCCATGAGAGGCATCGGCGGCGATGACAGCTGGGGAGCGCCGGTTCACCGGGAGTACTGCATAAGCGGGGAAGAAGAGCTTGTAACAGAGTTTATTATTGAAAGAAGATCATAAATGAAGGCGGCAGACGGCAGGGGTTTGAAATAGCACTTACGGTCTGCCGCTTTTATTTTTTGTGGGAGGAAAATTTAGATTGTTGATAAAAATAATCAGGTAATCGTGTCCTTTTTTCATGATATTGTATTATAATAGAATTGGATTGGCTGGATTGGCTGGATTGGCTGGATTGGCTGGATTGGCTGGAATGGCTGGAATGGCTGGATTGGCTGGAATGGCTGGAATGGCTGGAATGGCTGGAATGACTGGAAAGAATGGGTTGCTGAAAGAAATAATCTTATAAACTTGAGTTCATGAGCAGCATACCCCGATTTACCGGGCATCAACCGGATAGGAAGGCATATCTCATTGATGCATTCGTGTATAAAATGAAGAAAAAGGACAGAGGAGGTTACAGGATGTCTACTGCAATTATTTGTGCGATCTTAATTGTAATTTGCTACTTTGGATTAAGAAGCACCATAAATAGGACGAAATATGGCTGCTGCGGAAGCGGCGGCAGCGAAGTGAAGAAAATAAAAGCTGCTGATAAAAATATTTCCCATTATCCCTATACGCGAACCCTGGAGGTAGAAGGAATGACCTGCGGCAATTGCAAAAAGAGAGTAGAGAATGAGTTTAATAGCCGGGAAGGATTATATGCTTCCGTGGATTTGAAGAAGAAACTGGCAGTCATACATATGAAAGATCAGATGTCAGAGGATGAGCTGAAAGAGATGGTAAGAAAAGCAGGATATACACCCGGGAAGATCAAATAAATGCATTAACTGGTATGACAGAATAAACAGGTCATAAGATATATGAAAAAAGATTGATTGCAGTAAGCGGCGGACTAAGATGGTTTTATTTCGAATCCATGATTGTCTGCTGCTTTTTTGTTTTTATAGTCCTAAATTATTAAAAAAATAGATTGTTTTTCTTTTTCATACATGGTAAGTTGATATCAGATAGGAGGGGATCTGATGATAGAAGTAACATTTTATGATTCTGTTGAAGATCATTTACTGGAGTATGCAGTCATTGCTTCACGGTATCAGAACAAATGGATATTCTGTAAGCACAAGGACCGGGACACCCTTGAAATTCCTGGAGGACACCGGGAAAAGGGGGAAGATATCGTAACGACTGCCAACCGGGAACTTTATGAGGAGACGGGAGCAACAGAATATATCCTGAAGCCGGTCAGTGGATATTCGGTTCGGAATCTTGATGAGAACGAGGAGAGTTCAAAAGAATCTTTTGGAATGCTGTTTTATAGTGAAGTCAAAGAACTTGGAGAAATGCCGACGGGGTTTGAGATAGAAAAGATACGGCTATTGGATGAGATGCCTGATTCCCTGACGTATCCTGAGATCATGCCGGCATTGATGGATAGGATTCTTCTCTGTTTTCTTAATGGCCGGGTAGAAAAGCCGCAGATACTGGATAAATAAGATTAAGAAGGGCTGGATGATCATGATTATTAATTTTGACGAGATAGAGGAAACCATACTCCCCCGTTTTAACGGCGGAGAAAAAGAATTTAAGGCAAAAATGCTTGTAGATAAGAGCAATAAGATTCTCTATGGAAAGCTGGAGCCGGGCGCAACCATAGGAATGCATACCCACGATACAAGCAGTGAAATCATATATTTTCTACAGGGAACAGGGAAAATGCTGTTTGACGGCGGAGAAGAAGCCATACAGGCTGGACTGTGTCACTATTGTCCCAAAGGCTTTGCTCACAGCATGATCAATGACAGCGGGGCTGACCTGATTTTCTTTGCGGTTGTTCCTCAACAGTGACATACTGTTGTCATATTTGGGATGGTATAATGCCAAAATATGAAGGTTGTATGCAAACGTTTTCAAGACAGCGGGCTGACCGTGAAGAAAACGTCAAAGCGAAAGGATGCACCGGTAACCTATGCACGTAAAACTTATTAAGTGAGGGGGATATTATGCTGGAAAAGATACCATCACAAGAAGAAATGACTTCCCTGATAGGGGAGACTTTATTTGAAGCATGGAAAGGCCTTTGTGAAAGAATCGAAGAGAAGTATGATATGGAACGCCAGTGGAACAGCGGCGGCAAAAGGTGGAAGTACGAGTACAAATACCGCAGAGGCGGGAAAACCCTTTGTGCATTGTATGCCAAAGAAAACTGCTTTGGATTCATGGTAATTCTGGGACAAGCGGAACGGGAAACCTTTGAACGGGAAAGGCAGAACTATTCCCCGGAGGTCCAGAAAGTATACGATGAATCAACGACCTACCACGATGGAAAATGGATCATGTTTATGATAAAGGATCAATCGCTTTTTGATGATATGGTGCAGTTGTTAAAGATAAAAAGAAGGCCCAATAAAAAGTAATATAAATGATTCGGAGGAAATATATGAGGTATCAGTGGATTGATGAATACTTGAAATCAATGAAAGGTGTATCCAGTGATTTCAAGGAGGAATGGAATTGGACCAGGTATCTTCTTGGTGACAAGATGTTTGCGGCGGTGTGCAAGGATGACCAAGGCAGGGACTCTTTGATCACATTAAAGCTGGAACCGGTAGAAGGGCAGTTCTTAAGGCAGCAGTATGAGGATATCATCCCCGGCTATTATATGAATAAGGTTCACTGGAATTCCATAAAAGCAGATGGAAACGTTCCTGATGATTTGCTGAAGGATTTACTTGAAAAATCATACCGTCTGGTATTAACCGGGCTGACGAAGAAGAAACAAAGTGAATTGCTGGGAGAGTGAACTTTCTATAGGATTCCCCGGTAAGCAAAGAGGGGAAAACAGGTGGAACACATATGAAATACTTTGGAGAAGGTTTAAGCGATGTGCATAAGGCTTTAAATAAAATAATCCGTAAGGAAGATGAAATCGAGCGGGCAAAATCTCTCTTTTTAGACCTGCATAGGGAACTTCACCTTTCAGAAGTGTCGGAAGGGGAAGAAAATGAAGTGGACAGACTTCTTGGAGATCTAAAAGCAGATGAGTACGCCATCATGCCAACCGGTAAGGATGAAACCATAGCATGGGTTTTATGGCATATTGCCAGGATCGAAGATCTGACCATGGGAATCCTGGCGGGAGGCGGGAACCAGCTCTTTGATGACGGGTGGAAACAAAGAATGAACTCTCCAATCACTGACACCGGCAATTCCCTGTCAGACGACGAGATCATGGACCTAAGCCGAAAAATCAATGTTACAGAGCTGCTTCATTACAGGAACGAGGTCGGAATCAGAACCAGGAATATAGTTAAAAATTTATCATCAGCCGATATGAGAACGAAAGTTCCGTCATCAGGTCTTGATAAAATCCTTTCAGAAGGCGGAGTGACAAAACAGGAAGATTCTGTTTGGCTTCTGGATTTTTGGGGTAAAAAGGACGTGGCAGGGATTTTACTGATGCCGCCTACCCGCCATGTTATGCTTCATCTAAATGACTGCTGCAAGTGGAAGGAATTTATCCGGACGAAGAAGCGGTATCAAGGGATAAGTGACGGCTCTAATCAGGAGCTGCTTCAATAAGTTTTTGACCGCAGTCAGGAAGAACTGCGGTTTTTTATTTAATGAAAATACCCTAAAAAATCTTATGCTGAAAAAGAAGTGAAATGTGAAAAAAATATCAAACTATTAATAAAATCAACTCGAATTGGGATAGAAGAAATTTTAAGCATTGATAAATTTAATCCTGTTTAAGAGATAGGTTTCTAAAAGAATTTATTTAATATGGGGAAATAATTCATAATGTTAAAAAATAAACATTAAAGGATAATTAAATATCAATAATGTTAAAAATATATTTAAATTGACAGATTAAATTGCAGGGGTATAATGGATACATAAATTAAGATATCTGAACCAAAGACAATAAAAGAGAGGAGATAAAATTATGCAGAACGTAGAGCTTCAAAAAAAATATCAGTTATTCATAGGCGGACAATGGAAGGATGCTTCCGATGGAAAAACATTTCCAAGTATCTGTCCGGCCGATGGTAGGGTGCTGACTGAGTGTGCCGAGGCAACAAAGGAAGACGTTGATGAGGCGGTCCGGGAAGCATGGAAGGCTTTTGACACCTGGAAGCATGTACCGGTAAACCAGAGAGCTGCCATTCTGAATAAGATTGCGGATATCATAGATGAAAATAGGGAACATCTTGCCATGGTGGAAACCCTGGACAACGGGAAACCCATAAGGGAAACAATGGCGGTCGATATTCCTCTTGCAGCTCAGCATTTCCGCTATTTTGCAGGCTGCATTCTTGCGGAAGAGGGCAGTGCCAATATGCTGGGAGAAAATACCCTA
This genomic stretch from Lacrimispora sphenoides harbors:
- a CDS encoding ABC transporter substrate-binding protein, with translation MRKRVLALGLCAAMAIGVMTGCSSSNGTGETPKETTAKGQDETPTEAGKPEAKEDIKGSLVFAIWDNNLMDYIDENDMVGKFQEKYPNADIEVEKIKDDSEYWNAMKMRTSANQLPDVMFNKPFTLSRFKDYLVDLSGLEAAKNNELASGYAMEGKVLGIPMTAGYEYVYYWKDMFKEAGVEVPTTWEDFEKTAQTLQDYYGKNDPDFMAIALGAKDEWPDYPYMEFMPALQGGNGQNWNDMAKTDAPFADGTDINKAYNKVNSLFSKNVFGKDPLGMGNDQVTSLFAQKKAAIIALGDWGLQNIQSGTDDASELGTFYLPVRDSKDDPFRVIVQGDSFMGVTTHSKNPELAKAFVEWFYSEEWYPGYINYVTSASSMKNFPKEKDPILAQADDQQPDKELVMYDGGGDNFQAIQNDIAFDYKKLGAQMFTNGFDLKAELDGLNTKWAEARTKLGIK
- a CDS encoding carbohydrate ABC transporter permease is translated as MNSLEKQKKRFIVCALVVPMVLLIGFVVFPAFDLIRMSFTNWDGYSKTYDHIGFGNYTAMFRNRDLWLSLRNNGVYFFGHLIFIPIELMFAVLLTSRLRASKFYKTMVFMPYIINGVAISYAFSYFFSPINGAFDEILTLFHLESLIRNWLSDPKIVNFVLAFVSLWRFSGYHVILFMAALQSLPQDVQEAARVDGANAWQMFKYIQIPSIMLMVDFVLFDNIRGALQVFDIPYVMTSGGPGYASSTFTLYTIDTAFKYSNFGLASTMAVAIMVMIVVIYLVQNKIIHGILKGGRK
- a CDS encoding carbohydrate ABC transporter permease, with the protein product MKRRTMEQGLKQIICMGMVLVVLAPILLTLFAAFKTKADMVNTSPLLLPPMERITFSNFQKVVGDKYLLIGFKNTGIILAVSILFNVLFGTITAFILERFEFKLKKVIMSLFFLGMLIPSFVTEIARFKIINGIGLYNTLGAPIVIYVASDLMQLYIYRQFISTLPVSLDESALLDGCSYFGLFTRIIFPLLAPATATVVIIKAITIINDMYIPYLYMPKNKLRTLTTFLMNYANAQQGSWQKLAAGIIIIMLPTILIYIFFQKYILAGIAAGAVKE
- a CDS encoding glycoside hydrolase family 2 TIM barrel-domain containing protein, encoding MDQKTAKLEWLEDPRVFAVNRLAAHSDHCYYETEAEALRGIMGQRQSLNGTWRFSYAENPGERNELFYESDFNLDSFGTIEVPGHMELQGYGGCQYINTMYPWDGLADIRPPHVDWQNNPVGSYLREFELEEPLEGKRLFLSFQGVETAFYVWLNGTFIGYSEDSFTPSEFEITDAVRPGSNRLAVEVYKRSSASWIEDQDFFRFSGIFRDVYLYAVPECHVEDLFIHGDVSDDYRDGLFRGELTLTGEIKGSIRAVLKDKAGETVASWEPIPAKKVVEFTACISNVHLWSGEDPYRYELTIILYDEQGNVKEIVPQKVGFRRFEMKDRLMCLNGKRIVFRGINRHEFNVRRGRSITKEDMMWDIRFMKRHNINAVRTCHYPDQSLWYELCDEYGIYLIDEANLESHGSWQKMGACEPSWNVPGSLPEWKDCVVDRAKSVLERDKNHPSVLIWSCGNESYAGEDILAMSEFFKERDPSRLVHYEGVFWNREFDRTSDMESRMYAKPFEVEEYLNTDPKKPFILCEYMHAMGNSLGGMKKYTDLEDRYEMYQGGFIWDYIDQSLMKKDAYGKEYMTYGGDFGDRPTDYSFCGNGIAYADRTISPKAQEVKYLYQDIRLIPDSKGVSIENRRLFTDTSDLEFVYSVLKDGEPVYQKSFDASVKPLDTRYEAVTVPDFTEPGEYVCQVSALLKSDTLWADSGYETAFGETVSVIEEGQQEKCSGQPLKVIHGDVNVGVMGDGFRILFSKQEGGIVSLVYDGKEWIGRPMMPVYWRATTDNDKGNKFSVASSVWYGAGRFPYYENCAVEEKEGSIKVTYTYGLSTVPKASTEVTYEVDGRGTIHVRAVFRGQKGLPELPAFGMRLITPEAAKKFTWYGRGPEENYCDRNEGARLGIYEDTPDNNLSRYLVPQECGNRTGVRWLKVSDMEGHSISFCAAGQAFDASVLPYTAEELEAATHREELPSPRYTVVNILGAMRGIGGDDSWGAPVHREYCISGEEELVTEFIIERRS
- a CDS encoding heavy-metal-associated domain-containing protein, which produces MSTAIICAILIVICYFGLRSTINRTKYGCCGSGGSEVKKIKAADKNISHYPYTRTLEVEGMTCGNCKKRVENEFNSREGLYASVDLKKKLAVIHMKDQMSEDELKEMVRKAGYTPGKIK
- a CDS encoding NUDIX hydrolase; its protein translation is MIEVTFYDSVEDHLLEYAVIASRYQNKWIFCKHKDRDTLEIPGGHREKGEDIVTTANRELYEETGATEYILKPVSGYSVRNLDENEESSKESFGMLFYSEVKELGEMPTGFEIEKIRLLDEMPDSLTYPEIMPALMDRILLCFLNGRVEKPQILDK
- a CDS encoding cupin domain-containing protein codes for the protein MIMIINFDEIEETILPRFNGGEKEFKAKMLVDKSNKILYGKLEPGATIGMHTHDTSSEIIYFLQGTGKMLFDGGEEAIQAGLCHYCPKGFAHSMINDSGADLIFFAVVPQQ
- a CDS encoding DUF3788 domain-containing protein; protein product: MLEKIPSQEEMTSLIGETLFEAWKGLCERIEEKYDMERQWNSGGKRWKYEYKYRRGGKTLCALYAKENCFGFMVILGQAERETFERERQNYSPEVQKVYDESTTYHDGKWIMFMIKDQSLFDDMVQLLKIKRRPNKK
- a CDS encoding MmcQ/YjbR family DNA-binding protein; protein product: MRYQWIDEYLKSMKGVSSDFKEEWNWTRYLLGDKMFAAVCKDDQGRDSLITLKLEPVEGQFLRQQYEDIIPGYYMNKVHWNSIKADGNVPDDLLKDLLEKSYRLVLTGLTKKKQSELLGE
- a CDS encoding DinB family protein, which translates into the protein MKYFGEGLSDVHKALNKIIRKEDEIERAKSLFLDLHRELHLSEVSEGEENEVDRLLGDLKADEYAIMPTGKDETIAWVLWHIARIEDLTMGILAGGGNQLFDDGWKQRMNSPITDTGNSLSDDEIMDLSRKINVTELLHYRNEVGIRTRNIVKNLSSADMRTKVPSSGLDKILSEGGVTKQEDSVWLLDFWGKKDVAGILLMPPTRHVMLHLNDCCKWKEFIRTKKRYQGISDGSNQELLQ